The nucleotide window CAAAGACAATTAACCAGATCCGTCAGGACGCAGTGAAGGTCCGCCATCGTTACCATATTTAGCCATGAGATGACGTAGTGTGTGGGGTCGTTTTAACGATTgtgttttcctccaggatttggGTGTTTTCATCCCAGCACCCATGTCTCAGGGGATGAGGATGGACTTCTTCCTGGAAAGCCCTTTCATGCCCAACAGAATGAAACTGGACAGGGAGACTCTTGGGGGATTGGCTGACATGTTTGGACAGATGCCAGGTGTGGGCTCACATTTTCTGTCCACATTTCGtagctgtttttattataatcCGGACTTTGACACGTCATttcaattaaatacataaatttgaACAAGTTAGAAGTTTCAACTCAACTAAtcgtttcatttatttatttttttacacacaaaagTTCTGGCTGGTCTTTGTTTCGTCACTCCACCATCTCTACTGTCAGGTTATTTGTGCATGTGCTTTAAGAAAAACTTCGGGGAGGGTCGAgtcatttctttttgtgttttattgtaatcATAAAAATAGTATTTGATCTTAAAGAGAAGAATAAccaaacaataaagaaaaaaaacggtTTCATTGCATTTCTCTAATCTGCTCTTATTGCTGTTttctgaaaaccaaacaaatttaGCAAATCCATGTTCAATAATCaaagaagaggaaacatggagtAATAAATTAGTATTTCCCATGAGCACATGGGATATAGTCATGTACAATCTCATAAGATGTTggcattatgttttttttgtgtgtgtgtgtccatgatGAGATCGCCAGAGGGTGCATTGACAGCGTAGATGAGTTACAGTCCTTTGACTCGATACACAATTTTCCACTGAATTATAATCTACATCTCAAACACTGACGTCAGCGTCCCAATTTCTACATCCAAAGTCttctctgcttttgtttcttagGCAGCGGGATCGGAACCGGACCGGGTGTTATTCAGGACAGGTACTCGCCCACTATGGGACGCCATCGCACCAACCCACTCTTCAACGGCCACAGCGGCCACATCGCGCCTCCTCAGCAGTCGCAGTTTGACATGGGAACCAAGTCTTTCGTTAAGTCCAACCAGGTAATTTAGCTCGGTGTGAATAGATGCGTGTCTGACTGTTAGGGGTTTTAGCGACAGCAGATTACTCTTAAATCTTTGGCAGGTTCAGAACCAACATTTCCTcaaccagagccagaaccacTTGAGCCAGCAGCAGGCTCAGTCCAAGGACATGCCTCCACGTTTCAGCAAGAAAGGACAGCTTAATGCAGATGAGGTTAGTAAGACGAGCTGTTAGAGGAGCTCATTGTCAGATGGTCTCAacttaaagggatagttcaggacttttgaagtgaggttctgTTAAAAAGTCAAAGCAGTTAATATCTTGTCTGTTATGGATGATTCTTGTCTCCctcattttctgtacacccagGTTACTCCAAAGAAAACTTCTGTCATCTAAAGTCTTACACTCATGTATCTAAAATTGAGggataaaaatgtcttaattttatctaaaaaaaaaaaaaaaaaaaaaaggagaaaagtttgtcttaaatatgttaatcacagATCTTacaattttttggtttctttgttgtttttttcctcactggaCTTTTCTGTCTTACACAGACATCTTTGAGAGTTTCACTGCATTCTGTGACTCGAGGTAGATGGGGCTAtggctaactagctgctaatacaTCCTTGCTAACTAAATGGCAGGCAAAGGTAAACCTAGCTAGGTTTTTATGTCAGTAACATTTTGGTCATTTGGCTGGTTGCTGATGGTCGTAGGCGTTGACTCGTTTCTGTTGCTAgtcattatttattcacaaatttctcttgtacattttattagaatttcaggtctttaaaatgatcagaaaaattcttaaatttGTCTTGGTGAAGCCTGCAGAAGCTCTCTCAGTCTCACATGAGGcagttgaggctaccgctaattACCTGCTGATACATCCTTGCTGGCTggcttggttttttttttttgcgtctgACAATGCAAGTCCAAAGTGAGCTTCTACTGTCTGAAAACAACTTAAGTCTGGATTATACaggcatttttttaattagaaaccTCGAAACAACATTATGTTTGCCATTTATTATAATGGTAatagtttgtgttggttttaaaCTAGGTGTTGGCTTTGTCATTCAGGATTCACTAATCTGTCAGAAGATGCTGGGTGTTTATCTACTGTAGGTGaagactgtttttaatttaacagaaccacattttaaaatccaaagCAATCGCAACTAAACCATCTCTTTGTTGGAGCCTGAATGCCCAGTGATTATAAAAAGACGCGTTATTCTGAGGAATCCAACCTGCTGTCAGTCTGTCCTCTGCTCTGTCTCTATCTCatcttcctctgcctcctcatcctctcctcctccacctcttcctcgCTTTGGCAGCAGGTCCGCTGACTGCGATTATGAGATATGAGGGCACTGCTTCCGAAAAGAATACACACAATTTAGATGCAATTTAAGCTCCAGGTTGATTCCGCTCTGTGCCGTCTCCAGATCAGCCTCCGGCCGGCTCAGTCATTCCTCCTCAACAAGAACCAGGTGCCCAAGCTTCAACCTCAGATCCCCACTATGATGCCTCCCAGTGCTCAGCCCCCCCGCACCCAGTCCCCTCCACTAGGACAGGTAGGAGAGGACGGGCACAGATggacttaaaggggcagtatcatgtgagaaaaaatgtaaaacaaaaaaaaaaaaaagttttcttcccAAGttataatgttgttgttttaccaaaaaacatatctggagtgttgatttgattctttcatgcatgcttgAGAACTCTTCaaatctccatgacaaccattcagtTGCGCAAAACGgatgggtggacctagctccgccttcaaggacgAAGCTGAGCTGAaggtggagcttcagaaagagcaggagtttcttaaagagacaaaggcccaatttcaagctgttcaattacaaagtcaaatctCTTTTAAGTCCGATGGATGGCtacatatagcatttttataactgaagttaacataattatttgattgtgctGGAAAAtggtgcctggaaaatgcataatactgctcctttaaaaatGGGCccttatgtaattttttaaaataagaatgtgTAATTTTCATATTGCATAACCCCCTGCTGTCCTCCGTCAGCCTCCACAGCTTGGCCTGAAGACCAACCCTCCACCCATCCAGGAGAAACCCCAGAAGACCAACAAAAAGCCGCCTCCTGCCAAAGAGGAGCTTCTGAAAACCACAGTAAGAGAAGCAGACACATGCTGAGTGGAAAACCCACCGTCAGCGAAGGCCCCACTCATTCCGGTGCCGTTTCATCCTCTCACCAGGAGGCCATCATGACTGAGTACTTGAACACAAAGAACCTGACTGAAGCCGTGGGCGGCGTGCGGGAGATGAAAGCGCCAAAGCACTTCCTGCCAGAGATGCTCAGTAAGATCATCGTGTGCTCCCTGGACCGGCCCGACGAAGACAAGGAGCACGCCAGCACTTTGATCCACGCCCTGCGCGCCGACGGCCTCATCACCGGAGAAAACTTCATGCAGGTACAGGAAGCCGATGGAATGCATAGAGCTGATATGGAGCACCCAGAAAGGTTTCCGACAACATGTTGACGAAACCCCCACAGAGGGTCTCATCTTCAGCAAGTGGCAGACTAGAAACATGGAGCACAAATCTGTGAAGATGTTTTGATGCAAAAAACTTGATAAAAGTGTGGAAGTTCATCTTCCAGGAGCAACAAATTAGTCATGCTTGCTCCTGCATGTATGACTAATTTACTTTATtactaaataaagtaaattagtATTAGTAAACAACCTTACTTTATCAACCTTGAAGTAAGGttgataatttccattctgatattttttgaaggaaaaCTTTGTGTGggatttgtttccattttatttgtttttggttgctgtgtgttggatatttaaaatatcttccttttCCAGTATTAAGTATTCtttacataattatttattgGTCTCATGACAGCAAACTTGCATTACTTCATTCTCAATACAGTACTTGAAAACCACAATATTATCATGTACGAGGATAATTTGtccagtaaaatattttgtgacatGGTTCCAGTGAGTTTTTGTGGAGCTGAACACAAATGGACTCCACTTctcccattttttttccctttggtgtttttaaacaaaatatttatcatcTTCTCTGGACTATAAGTCTAAAAGTGTATAAAAGTCGCATTTATTCCCACCAGGCTTTCCTCAACGTCCTGGACCTGTGCCCGAAGATCGAGCTGGACGTGCCTCTGGTGAAGTCCTACCTGGCCCAGTTTGCGGCTCGGGCCATCATGGCGGAGCTGGTGAGCGTGGCGGAGCTGGCCCACCCGCTGGAGAATGGCACCCACTTCCCGCTCTTCCTGCTCTGCCTGCAGCAGACGGCCAAGCTGAAGGACCGCGAGTGGCTCACCGAGCTCTTCCAGCAGAGCAAGGTCAACATGCAGAAGATGCTTCCAGGTACAGAGATGCTCCGCCGCACCACCAGCTCACACACTGTCACTTTGTCAAGGTCTTTGGTTGGAAGGTATGAGCTCAACTTAAACAACTTTGTTTAGTCGGTGCATTTAGGAGTAGAATTGCTAATGtaacataaacaaagaaactgacCGTCgtatttttttggttgttgtaaaaataaatggcaaCAAACCTTTCAGATGGTTCAGAAAGTGGAATTATAAATATGATGCAGAATAAATAGCATGTCGTCTGTCAGATCACAAAGGacagaattagactgaatagctCTGCCCTTATGGATTTGGAGAACTGTCACCAATGCccgattataaaaatatatatagatttttttaccTAATACTGGAACCAATTACAGATGATACACAGTTAACATCGGATCTGTGCATCACTGTTATAGAAcggttgaagaaaaatgattCCGTCACTCGGCGGGCAAGAAAATTCTGTAACTAGTCCTACATCAGGTCTGTAAGGTTATTAGCGGGAACTAACGCAGAAATCAACGATAAAGCCCAAGAGAACAAATGAGGGACAAAAAAGTCTGATTGGATGTAAGTGTGAACGCTGTGGGACAAAATGGGTGAGTAATGACTTAAATAATATTGGCTTGTGAAAATCTGCCTTCAGGAAAATGCTTAGAAATGAACAGTAGTATGAAACGGTGTTTAAATGCCAATATATCAGTTAGCGCAGTCTGTTTTCATGCTACCGTTGGAATCTACACGCATAAAATCCAGCATGACTACCTTCACTTATTGATCTGGAAATGATTACGTTTAgcattgttgttttaatttaactgagTTGTGAGTTGCTGGCACAGACTGGACGTGAGGTCGGCTGCAGTCCATGTATTGGAATAAATTGTGTTCCACCCTCTGTATGTTCTGGGTGATGGCTGTCAGGATTGTATATTCCCCACTGACACCTTGGACagtgattattattttcttactgCAGCGTGTTTTCTATGATAGATAGTATCAACATTGTAGGAGTACTGTTCTTGGAACGCTGATTGGTCCGTTGCTGACGAGTGCCCTGGAATGATTGGGGGAGGATTGCTCTACATCAGCATGGGGGCGGAGCCGGCGTCCTGTCGATTGGCAGAGTGAGCCGAGAATacagccttgaggaactccacaAGTCAAAGGAGCTGTGGAAGAATAGCAATCTCCTAAATGGACAGAAGTGACCTcctccattttcttctttctcttggCAGAAATCGATCAGAACAAGGACCGCatgctggaggttctggaggggAAGGGGCTGAGCTTCCTGTTCCCACTGCTGAAGCTAGagaaggagctgctgaagcAGATCAAGGCCGACCCATCGCCACAGTCCATCTACAAGTGGATTAAAGACAACATCTCACCCAGGCTGCACACTGACAAAGGCTTCGTCAACATCCTCATGACAAGGTGCTCTTCAGCCCCGAGCAGCTCCACGTTTCTATTGGCAGAACGAAACTTGGTGACCGTGTTGCGTCTGTTCCAGTTTCCTCCAGTACATCGCCCAGGAGCTGTGCATGGCGGAGGGTGACGACCAGCTGGCAGCCCCTTCCAAGGAGCATCTGGAGCAggagaagcagctgctgctggccttCAAACCCGTCATGCAGAAGTTCCTGCACGACCACACTGAGCTGCAGGTCAGCGCCCTCTACGCGCTGCAGGTTCATTGCAATGCCAGCAGCTTCCCTAAAGGTACGGCAGCCCCACgtgcttttatttctcatttaagACATGCTTTTagttaacttttgttttgtttttttctttctcctgtaAGGTATGCTGCTGCGCTACTTTGTCAACTTCTATGACATGGAGATCATCGAAGAAGAAGCCTTCCTAGCATGGAAAGAAGACATCACCCAAGAATTCCCTGGAAAAGGAAAAGCTTTATTCCAGGTATACGGCCGTCAACACTAAAGAAGATTCTGAATCAGCTGCTGAATACAATTTGgtgacttttttccccccagctaACAGTCTGACAACTGACAAATCCGATTGTTTCCCATTCAGCAAATGCACTGCACTACAGCGCTGCAACATTGTGGTGGACAccggttttttttgttgtttttttttactttaaaattgttAATGGGATGGAGAAGACTTACCGTACATTTGGACTGTAAGCCAGGCTATAAAAAGTGTGACTTGTAGTCCAGAAAATATGGTCATTATTTTCAGTATCTGGACCTCTAGACTCACTTGGctgcatgtttcagttgtttttcttttgcctgcACTTGGTGGCACGAGGGATGTGAACAGTGTTTCCTCTATTATCCATCCCAGCCCAACAAGACCATCCACcttccccccaccagggggcccTCTTAGTGCTTTTAAACAGAATTGTTTATCATCTTGTTCTAATTCCTAAAGACAAATCTGTATTGCAGGTCCAAACTTTACCAAGCATCGCAATGTTAATTTAAATTCCATCACACCGCTCAGTTTAGATACAAATCACtagaaaactaactttaaatattttcttcaccCTGTCAGGTGAACCAGTGGCTGACTTGGCTGGAGacagctgaggaagaggagtctGAGGAAGAAGCAGACTGAGAAACAGCAGAAGCATCATGACCTAGATTCACCATTTTGTTGTTCTCACCCacacttttgttattttaacacCACGCTTTATTTAACCACTACCACACGGCACCGAGCTGCTTCCGTCAATCTAAACCCAAAGCTTGTTAACATGTTGGGCTGAGAAGCGACGTTTGACCTGTTGCCTAATGTGgatgtttggattttaaaaaaaaaacaattattttttttatgttcttggATCTGTGTTCAGTCAGCTACACGTGGAGTTTAAAGTGTCTTCATCCTgtttatttccttgtttttgctCGGTTTAGTTTTTCACTTTGCATGGttccttttttgttattttttttttaattcaaaactttTCCAACTTATTCTCCTTCaggcaaaaagagagagagaaaaaaataaatttaacagatatttaaatacatCTATGAAACAGTGTTGATTATAATCATTACATTCAGGTGCGATCCTAAGAAACAGCAGTAAGGATTTGGTGattctcagaaaaacaaaaaaaacaacaaaaaaaaaaaaaagtcaaaacggCCCAACATGGAGAAGATGAAGCAGAAAGCATTTtctggtgtttaaaaaaagaaaaagaaactcatgTTTTATTAGAGCATAAATCTTCTGCATGACCAGGAGGTGGCCCCGTTTTCTCCTGCTATGTGTTGTGTATGATGAGTGGTTGCAATGCTCCTCTTCAAGATGTTACAACAGTTGGAAAAAATGTGATCATTGTCGTGGCGCTGAACCATTTCCAACTCAGCCTGTGTTTCTACCTCTTAGTTATAGATGGGCTTTTTGTTCTCatgatgaaattaaataatgagtcaaaaacaaaaaaaaaggttgagcATTTCATTCAGTCCTGGCCTGATTGCACACTGTAAACATTTCCAAGAAGGCTTCTTCACATGGGATTACAAGTATTGATATTCAACGAATGAAACGTCATTTCTGCAGCTTAGTAACCTGGTAGAAACCTACCCATAATGCAGTTTTGTTGCAGAGTGTGGTGGGGATGGGGGGGGGAGTGGCTTATTTGAAATCTCAGCGTAAATGTCTTTTGGTGGGtggaaaacatgtaaacaacaaagcagttaaaaaaaaaaagtacccaGATTATGCTGACAAGCCATGTGTATGTGTAGGGTAATGAATATGAATCTTATTGTAAGGTATTCATAATTATTGTGCACCTCTGTTGCTTTAATGTCAATAAAGTCCAGTACATGAGCACCAGTACTTGTCACTGTTTTTAACTGCTTCTCTTTACAGGTTTGAAGAGAAGTAAAATACAGAGAACGTAGAATGAACAGATATTGCTTCAGTACTTGTGAATATGAAGAGATCATAACAATGATGCTGCTGGAGAAGAAATGGTCTTTAGTAAGTTTATACCTCTACCCACTTGTTACACTACTGTCATTTTGCTTAAACTTAGAATGTTCaataagacatttatttaatggaCTATTTACTAACGGTATTCATTTACTTTTGAATGAAATGGCACTCCATAGTGAAACCGCTCACATGTTGGGCTGTCACACGGATGATTCCCTGGAATAGAGCCGCTCTTCATTCCTGGTCCGTAGGGATCCAGAAGTACTCCACCACCTTCCTGCCCCGGCGTGAGGGAGCTGAGCCGGGGCGCTCCCCGTCGAAGGCGGTCAGTTCGTCGAAGTGACTGGGGCCTGGGTCCCTCCCCGGGTGTGGGGCTGAGACTCTCAGCATGGTCCTACAGGAGGACCATAAAAAGTTTTTACCTTTTCGCTGCAACATGTCGTCAGATCAGACCACCTTCAGAAGGTTGTAGCTGGTGTGTGACGCCCCCTGATGGCCACAGGTTGCACAACACCAGCAGTCgacctctgattttttttaaagtttggattAATGgttaacatttttctgttaacaAATGATATAGGTTTTTATGCACCACATTTATCTGCTCAGAACATTCAGCACCTGGAAGTGACTGCAGATTCTAATCTTTCAGTGTCCAGCAGTTTGATTCTATTCAGAAACCATTTTTAATTCAGAGACCAATTTTCCTATTCAAACATTCCAGAGGTTCTGTTTAAATTGTGGGAGCCACAAGAGGAAAAGACActgtaaataaatccaaaacttatttaaaacaattttacaaagtTCCAAATTCCATGAGTTTATATTTAGACAAATACaggtttatgaataaaaatctgcaacttAAATCACTGGTGATAGGTCAGCTTAGCTGCCTGGTTTTTCacttaaataaaagaattattcaaaatattattttacagaaaaattaaactgactaaaattgatttttgagcattttgaatCCATTCAGAATTACCAAGACCAGGAATTGTGATTCTCTACAGAatcatgttgggttttttttttttttggaacttCTAGAAGTGACTATTTGCTTTAGCCTCAGAACAGCCAGTTTGATGCCCAGTTATCTGTCTTGGTattggaagtaaaaaaaaaaaaagtggatcggtgcatccctagaagaaataaaacattttttttcaaatcagtaacAGGTCTGGGTAGAGATGTCAGACTGCGGACGACTCTACCTGGATGAACTTCTCTCAGGCTCTTCAGATCCGTCGTCCGTTGTGCTGATATATACAGGATCTCCTTCCTGTGCAGAATTCGGACACATAAAAAAGAAGTGACGTCAATgtgcactttttttctgttgtgcaGTTGAACCGACTTCAGAGGAATATGCTTACTGTGAAATTTCTTGGCGTTCCATCTGgatttttcaggatttttacCCGCTGATTGCTCTCCGTCATACACAGGAAGTAGCTCTTGATGTTAGCCTGACACTGTTGGAAATACAAATTCGATTTATATTCAGCTGCCATGAGTCACTACTTTACAGAATCACTCTGGATGATTTCTACCTTATTTGCACATCTCCAAGtcagtaatattttttcattcttctttaaataataaatatgagtCATATTCAATTACAAATAAATGAGGACATAAATTTTCTATTCTTGCGACAGCTTCTCATTAACTTTAACACCAAAATCTGAATATGCCTCAATTTAAACTCTTTAATTTCTAGCTCTAGCTGGTTATGAACCTTGACGCCAGTCTCAAATCTATTGCAGCTTACCAATGTTTATCCCAGAATTGCCCATTAAATTAGCTTAATAAAACATATCACTAATTCAGTAA belongs to Gambusia affinis linkage group LG08, SWU_Gaff_1.0, whole genome shotgun sequence and includes:
- the eif4g2b gene encoding eukaryotic translation initiation factor 4 gamma 2b isoform X2; protein product: MLGNIKFIGELGKLDLIHESILHKCIKTLLEKKKRVQLKDMGEDLECLCQIMRTVGPRLDHEKAKSLMDQYFGRMRSLMNNKELPARIRFLLQDTVELRENNWVPRKAFIDNGPKTINQIRQDAVKDLGVFIPAPMSQGMRMDFFLESPFMPNRMKLDRETLGGLADMFGQMPGSGIGTGPGVIQDRYSPTMGRHRTNPLFNGHSGHIAPPQQSQFDMGTKSFVKSNQISLRPAQSFLLNKNQVPKLQPQIPTMMPPSAQPPRTQSPPLGQPPQLGLKTNPPPIQEKPQKTNKKPPPAKEELLKTTEAIMTEYLNTKNLTEAVGGVREMKAPKHFLPEMLSKIIVCSLDRPDEDKEHASTLIHALRADGLITGENFMQAFLNVLDLCPKIELDVPLVKSYLAQFAARAIMAELVSVAELAHPLENGTHFPLFLLCLQQTAKLKDREWLTELFQQSKVNMQKMLPEIDQNKDRMLEVLEGKGLSFLFPLLKLEKELLKQIKADPSPQSIYKWIKDNISPRLHTDKGFVNILMTSFLQYIAQELCMAEGDDQLAAPSKEHLEQEKQLLLAFKPVMQKFLHDHTELQVSALYALQVHCNASSFPKGMLLRYFVNFYDMEIIEEEAFLAWKEDITQEFPGKGKALFQVNQWLTWLETAEEEESEEEAD
- the eif4g2b gene encoding eukaryotic translation initiation factor 4 gamma 2b isoform X1 — translated: MLGNIKFIGELGKLDLIHESILHKCIKTLLEKKKRVQLKDMGEDLECLCQIMRTVGPRLDHEKAKSLMDQYFGRMRSLMNNKELPARIRFLLQDTVELRENNWVPRKAFIDNGPKTINQIRQDAVKDLGVFIPAPMSQGMRMDFFLESPFMPNRMKLDRETLGGLADMFGQMPGSGIGTGPGVIQDRYSPTMGRHRTNPLFNGHSGHIAPPQQSQFDMGTKSFVKSNQVQNQHFLNQSQNHLSQQQAQSKDMPPRFSKKGQLNADEISLRPAQSFLLNKNQVPKLQPQIPTMMPPSAQPPRTQSPPLGQPPQLGLKTNPPPIQEKPQKTNKKPPPAKEELLKTTEAIMTEYLNTKNLTEAVGGVREMKAPKHFLPEMLSKIIVCSLDRPDEDKEHASTLIHALRADGLITGENFMQAFLNVLDLCPKIELDVPLVKSYLAQFAARAIMAELVSVAELAHPLENGTHFPLFLLCLQQTAKLKDREWLTELFQQSKVNMQKMLPEIDQNKDRMLEVLEGKGLSFLFPLLKLEKELLKQIKADPSPQSIYKWIKDNISPRLHTDKGFVNILMTSFLQYIAQELCMAEGDDQLAAPSKEHLEQEKQLLLAFKPVMQKFLHDHTELQVSALYALQVHCNASSFPKGMLLRYFVNFYDMEIIEEEAFLAWKEDITQEFPGKGKALFQVNQWLTWLETAEEEESEEEAD